A segment of the Prochlorococcus marinus XMU1412 genome:
TTCCTGGTTTTGAAATACCAATAACTAAACAAAAAAAGGAAATTCCGTAAGTTAGAAAAGAGCTTATAAAATTATTATTTTTTGATAACTTTAGTATTCCAATACTCTGTCTAGTCACATGCCATCCAGAAGCTAAATAATGAAAAATTAAAACTATTCCATTGTTAAATTTCCAAATAATTAAAACTGCGATAATTAAATATAAAGGTAGTAGGAAAAATTTATAACTATTTTCTTTAATCCAATTCCAATTTTCTCTATCAAAAAAGAATAACCAAGTTGAAGCAAAATGTGTTTCCGCAAATAAAAATAAAACTGAAAGGAATAAAAAAGGAGCCAAAAAAGGAAAATTAACAATCAATATTAAATAGATTATGGGAAACCAAAGTGGGTAAAATATAAAAAGATTATCATTAAAAAGAGTATTTGTTATTCTTGTGTTCACGTTTTAATTAAATCTTTTTTGCGCAAAAAGTAAAATATCCTGGAGTAAACTTTCTATCTTTTATATTTCTCTTATAAGAATAATGTTCCATTTCTTTCTCTAATTTATCTAATTTATCAGCACTAAATTTTTTCAAATTCTTATAGTTATTTATACTTGTAGAAATCAATTCAAAGCCAATCTCTTTAATCCAAGAAGAAATTTCTTTAAGTGTGTGTTGAGTTTCATGAGGATGAATTACTTGATCTCTAAACCAGGAAAAACTATGGTCCTTGTCTTGCATTGAAGAATTCATTTTCTTAAAAAGATTATAAGCGGACTTTTCACCATGCCAATAAGAATACTCTTGCAGAAGTTTTAACATCGGTCTTCGGCCATAATAATGATATAGGCCAACATAAATAAGACCTCCTTTCTTAACAAAAGAACTAATCTTTTTGAAAGCCTTATGACAATCAATAGTATGGTGCAGAACCCCTAAACTAATGACTAGGTCATAAACTTTAGAATCTTCAAAACTGAAAATATCTGAATGAGTATATCTTGGGTAAACGCTTAAGCTATTCGATACTGATTGAGCAGTCTCAATAGCCTTTTTTGTAAAATCAACTGCATGAACGTTTTTTTTATAGTAATAAGAAATAGTATTTGTAAGCCAACCAGTTCCACAACCAAATTCAATAATATCTTTTATGTTTGGTTTAAAACCATAATTATTGCTCAAAAGTTTATGCAAGTCTTCATATTCAAGAACTTGATTAGAGTTTTTAATAGAATTGAAAAAAACATTTATATCTTCTGAAAAATTAAAAGGATTATTTCTATAAAAATTACTTACCTCTTTCATTTCTAAAAAAGTGAATAAATAAAAGGCGCAACAACTGTTCCTTGTGATGCAACAAGAACCACAGCTAAAGCAACTAAGATGATGGCAAAAGGTACAAGCCAATACTTCTTTCTTGCAGCTGCATATTTTATGATGTCCTTTAATATTGAATATAATTTCATTTAGAATTGATCCCTAAAGTTGAAGTCTTTAAAATTAACTATACTATCACTATAGTAGGTTTTTATTTTTTTATTTTTAAAAACTTTATTAAATAATCTTCTTACTATAGCTACTGGAGTAATTAGCACATAAAAAAATAAAGTTAGTATAATTAACGAATTTATCTTCCCTAAAAAATTTCCTAATTTGATCCATAAATCATATGGTTTCCTTAAGGTGTAAGGGCTTATATAAGATAAAGAAAAAATAATTACTGAGAATAAAATAACTAAAGATCTAAATTCTTGATGCAACAAATATGGAATAAGAAAGAATAATGTAAAAAATATGAAAGAAAAAACTAGGCCTGCATTCCTTAATTGTGATTTTGTATGGAAAGTCATTTAATTAATCCTCTATTAAATAAGGTTTCAGAAAAAATTTACTAATGTCAGAATCAAGTTCACTTTTAACAATTAAGAAATTACCAATGGCCAGTAAATCCATATTCGTAAAAGAAAAGCATCTTAATGCATCTTCGGGAGTACAAATTATAGGCTCCCCTCTAACATTAAAAGACGTGTTAATTAGAACTGGACTACCTGTTTGATTTTTAAATTCTGAAAGAAGCAAATAAAAAAGAGGATTTCTCTCCTTAGATATAGTTTGAATTCTACAACTATTATCAATATGTGTTATTGCTGGTAATGTTGATCTTATCTCATTTACACGATCAGTACCTTTATATGTAGATTCGGATTTTTTTTCTTTTAAAAATTTAGAATTTAATTTTCTTGTTAAAAGCATATATGGTGATTCATCCTTAATCCCAAAAAATTCCTCCTTATCTTCTTCAAGTATCGCTGGCGCAAAGGGCCTAAATGATTCTCTAAATTTAATTTTTAAATTCATTCTTTGCTGCATATTTTTAATTCTTGGATCAGCAATTATTGAACGATTACATAGGGCTCTTGGTCCATATTCCATTTTCCCTTGAAACCAGCCTATGATTTTCCCTTTTATTAAATAATCTGAAACCTTTTTAATTAAT
Coding sequences within it:
- a CDS encoding DUF5989 family protein — translated: MKLYSILKDIIKYAAARKKYWLVPFAIILVALAVVLVASQGTVVAPFIYSLF
- a CDS encoding class I SAM-dependent methyltransferase, with translation MKEVSNFYRNNPFNFSEDINVFFNSIKNSNQVLEYEDLHKLLSNNYGFKPNIKDIIEFGCGTGWLTNTISYYYKKNVHAVDFTKKAIETAQSVSNSLSVYPRYTHSDIFSFEDSKVYDLVISLGVLHHTIDCHKAFKKISSFVKKGGLIYVGLYHYYGRRPMLKLLQEYSYWHGEKSAYNLFKKMNSSMQDKDHSFSWFRDQVIHPHETQHTLKEISSWIKEIGFELISTSINNYKNLKKFSADKLDKLEKEMEHYSYKRNIKDRKFTPGYFTFCAKKI
- a CDS encoding SxtJ family membrane protein translates to MTFHTKSQLRNAGLVFSFIFFTLFFLIPYLLHQEFRSLVILFSVIIFSLSYISPYTLRKPYDLWIKLGNFLGKINSLIILTLFFYVLITPVAIVRRLFNKVFKNKKIKTYYSDSIVNFKDFNFRDQF